GCCTATAAACTGAATTTTCTAGTTCGGCAAGTTCAAAAATAAGCCTTTTTACCTCTTGAAATTTGGAAAAAGCAACATCCATAGATGAATTGGTCTGGTATAAACTATAGCTTGGCTTTTCGTCCTCACCCTTGAACCTAACAATCGGCACCTCTACTCCCATAACGCTCTTAAAAAGAATCTCAAACTCCTCTACCTCTGGAACTGTAGACGCTATATCCTCAACAGCCTGAATACCCATTGTAATATTCGCCATCTGCAGTGCCTCATATGCCTCGGAAAAAGTAGTGTTTATTTTAGACTGTATCTCGTTTGCCCTGTCTACAAGGCTCATAATCTCCCTAATCAAAACATTTCTTTTCTGGTCAAGAAGTTCAAATCCCTTTTTAGAGAAATCTAAAATAGATTTTGCATTCATAAGATTTGATTTAGTTGGGGCAATGTTGTTTTCCATCTAATCACCCCTTGTAATATTTGTCGATTAAATCAGGCTCAATTCTATCAAGCTCATTTCTAGGAAGGATGGATAAAATATCCCATGCGATATCAAGCGAATTTATGATGCTCCTATCCTCATAAAAATACTGCCTTAAAAACCTTTCCTCAAAGGCCCTTCCAAAATCAATATATTTTTTATCAAGATTAGACAGCTCATCTTCTCCTATAACCTGTGCAAGAGCCAAAATCTCTTGATATTTAGTATAGGAAGAAAAAATCTGATTTGCAACAGAAGGGTGATCCTCCCTTGTATATCCTTCACCTATACCATCCTTCATAAGTCTTGAAAGGGACGGCAGTATATTTATCGGAGGGTAAATATTCCTTTGGAAAATCTCCCTGCTAAGAACAATCTGCCCTTCAGTGATATATCCCGTAAGGTCTGGAACCGGGTGAGTTATATCATCGTTCGGCATCGTAAGAATTGGAATTTGAGTTATCGAGCCACTTGCTCCTTCAACTATTCCAGCCCTTTCATAAATCGACGCAAGGTCCGAATAAAGGTATCCCGGATACCCCTTTCTGCCCGGCACCTCTTCTCTTGCAGACGATATTTCTCTTAGGGCTTCGCAGTAGCTTGTCATATCGCTCAAAACAACCAAAACATGCATATTTTCATTAAAAGCCAGATATTCTGCAGCAGTTAAGGCACATCTTGGCGTCACAATTCTTTCAACAACCGGGTCGTCAGCAAGGTTTAAAAACATAACAACCCTCTCAAGAACTCCCGACTCCTCAAAAATTTTTGCAAAATAATGGGCATCGTCATGTTTAATTCCCATCGCCCCAAAAACAACAGCAAAATTTTCACCATCAGCTATTTTTGCCTGATTTATAATCTGGGCGGCTATTTGATTATGCGGAAGACCGTTGCCTGAAAATATAGGGAGTTTCTGCCCCCTTATTAGCGTAGTTAAAGTATCTATGGCAGAAATGCCAGTTTGAATATAGTTTCTTGGGTATCTTCTTGCTACTGGATTTATTGGCCTTCCATTTACATTCATCTTTGTTCCGCTAAAAATCGGTCCTCCTCCGTCGATAGGCTGACCAAATCCATTAAAAATCCTTCCTAATATATCCATCGAAAGCGATATTTCAAGAGGTTTTCCGGTAAACTTAACCGAAACATCCTTAACCGAAAGCCCTGAAGTTGTTTCAAACACCTGAACAATGGCCTTATCGTCTTGAAGCTGCACCACCTTTCCGTGCTTTATCCCCTCGCTAGTTCTAATTTGAACTATTTCATCATATGAAGCATCCTCCACCTCTGAAAGAACAATCAATGGCCCTTCTATTTTATCTATTTGCAGATACTCTTTTAGCATTTTAATCACCTTCATAAGCATTTAATATTTGCTGGAAAGAAGATAAAATTTTATTTTCTAAATCTATAAAATGGTCTTTGTAATCATTAGGAATGGAATATTTCATCTTTAAAAGGTCATTATATACTTCAGTTTGTCTTATCTTGCCTATTGGAATTCCCTTTTTCACTGCATTTGCTGCATTTTGATAAAATAGTTTTATCATTCTTAGCATTTGATACTGTTTATTTAAGGGAACGTAAGTATCCTCTTTATGATATGCATTTTGCTGCAAAAATCCAATTTTTATTATTCTTGCTACCTCAAGAATAAGCCTCTGCTCGTCCGGCAGAACATCCTCTCCAACAAGCTTTACTATTTCCTGAAGTTTGTTCTCCTCCTGTAAAATCTTTAGCATTTCCCCTCTTAAGGTTAAAAAATCATCGGCAACATTTCTTTTATACCAGCCATCGAGTATCGAAAGGTAACCGCTATAACTTGACAGCCAGTTTATCGCAGGATAGTGTCTTGAATAGGCAAGCATTTTGTCAAGGCTCAAAAATACGCTTACAAACCTTTTGGTATTTTGTGTTACCGGTTCAGAAAAATCCCCTCCCGCAGGAGATACAGCGCCTATTATAGTAACTGAGGCTTCTTTTCCTCCCAAGGTCTCAACATAACCTGCTCTTTCATAAAACTCTGCAAGCCTTGATGCAAGATATGCTGGATATCCTTCTTCTGCAGGCATTTCCTCAAGACGCCCTGAAATTTCCCTTAAAGCCTCCGCCCACCTTGAAGTTGAATCAGCCATAATAGCAACATTGTATCCCATATCTCTAAAATATTCCGCAATCGTAATCCCTGTATAAATAGAGGCCTCCCTTGCTGCAACCGGCATGTTTGACGTATTTGCAATGAGTATTGTTCTATTCATTAGAGGAAGTTTTGAATTAG
This region of Caloramator mitchellensis genomic DNA includes:
- a CDS encoding V-type ATP synthase subunit D, yielding MENNIAPTKSNLMNAKSILDFSKKGFELLDQKRNVLIREIMSLVDRANEIQSKINTTFSEAYEALQMANITMGIQAVEDIASTVPEVEEFEILFKSVMGVEVPIVRFKGEDEKPSYSLYQTNSSMDVAFSKFQEVKRLIFELAELENSVYRLANEIKKTQRRANALENIQIPKYESIVKFIQEALEEKDREDFFRLKVVKKKRVKKKNIKSQQPR
- a CDS encoding V-type ATP synthase subunit B, whose translation is MLKEYLQIDKIEGPLIVLSEVEDASYDEIVQIRTSEGIKHGKVVQLQDDKAIVQVFETTSGLSVKDVSVKFTGKPLEISLSMDILGRIFNGFGQPIDGGGPIFSGTKMNVNGRPINPVARRYPRNYIQTGISAIDTLTTLIRGQKLPIFSGNGLPHNQIAAQIINQAKIADGENFAVVFGAMGIKHDDAHYFAKIFEESGVLERVVMFLNLADDPVVERIVTPRCALTAAEYLAFNENMHVLVVLSDMTSYCEALREISSAREEVPGRKGYPGYLYSDLASIYERAGIVEGASGSITQIPILTMPNDDITHPVPDLTGYITEGQIVLSREIFQRNIYPPINILPSLSRLMKDGIGEGYTREDHPSVANQIFSSYTKYQEILALAQVIGEDELSNLDKKYIDFGRAFEERFLRQYFYEDRSIINSLDIAWDILSILPRNELDRIEPDLIDKYYKG
- a CDS encoding V-type ATP synthase subunit A — translated: MEHKGIINYINGPVIKASNMQDFRLREMVAVGEKKLIGEVISIDGDVGTVQVYEETAGLKIGEYIYSTGKPLSVKLGPGIIGNIFDGIERPLNYIYNSTGKFISEGIGLVSIDMNKKWDVKFIVKEGEYLSSGQPFVYVEETPLVRHYIMVPPKIKGRVIYAAKDGEYTLDDVILKLEDDKIHELKLYQEWPVRIPRPVKERKPIEKPLITGQRVIDTFFPIAKGGTSAIPGGFGTGKTMTQHQLAKWSDADVIVYIGCGERGNEMTEVLEDFPKLIDPNSKLPLMNRTILIANTSNMPVAAREASIYTGITIAEYFRDMGYNVAIMADSTSRWAEALREISGRLEEMPAEEGYPAYLASRLAEFYERAGYVETLGGKEASVTIIGAVSPAGGDFSEPVTQNTKRFVSVFLSLDKMLAYSRHYPAINWLSSYSGYLSILDGWYKRNVADDFLTLRGEMLKILQEENKLQEIVKLVGEDVLPDEQRLILEVARIIKIGFLQQNAYHKEDTYVPLNKQYQMLRMIKLFYQNAANAVKKGIPIGKIRQTEVYNDLLKMKYSIPNDYKDHFIDLENKILSSFQQILNAYEGD